From a region of the Tenggerimyces flavus genome:
- the tpiA gene encoding triose-phosphate isomerase: protein MAGNWKMNLDHREAVHLVQKLAWTLQDKKHDFGAVEVVVLPAFTGIRSVQTLIDGDRLDLKYGAQDLSPNDGGAYTGDVSGAMLAKLGCSYVTVGHSERRQYHAESDELVNAKAKAAFRHGLVPILCVGEGLDVRQEGRQVEHTVAQVAAGIEGLKAEQVAELVLAYEPVWAIGTGEVATPADAQEVCAAIRGAVLDAYDADVAASVRVLYGGSVKTNNVGGIMKQADVDGCLVGGASLDPEEFGGICRFHDMPVLPG, encoded by the coding sequence ATGGCCGGCAACTGGAAGATGAACCTCGATCACCGCGAGGCCGTTCATCTGGTCCAGAAGCTGGCCTGGACGCTGCAGGACAAGAAGCACGACTTCGGCGCGGTCGAGGTCGTCGTGCTGCCGGCGTTCACCGGAATCCGTTCGGTGCAGACGCTGATCGACGGCGACCGGCTGGACCTGAAGTACGGCGCTCAGGACCTGTCGCCGAACGACGGCGGCGCGTACACCGGTGACGTGTCGGGCGCGATGCTCGCGAAGCTGGGGTGCTCGTACGTCACCGTCGGGCACTCCGAGCGGCGGCAGTACCACGCGGAATCGGACGAGCTCGTCAACGCCAAGGCGAAGGCGGCGTTCCGGCACGGACTGGTCCCGATCCTCTGTGTGGGTGAGGGATTGGACGTTCGGCAGGAAGGCCGGCAGGTCGAGCACACGGTGGCGCAGGTCGCCGCGGGCATCGAAGGGCTGAAGGCCGAGCAGGTCGCCGAGCTCGTGCTCGCGTACGAACCGGTGTGGGCGATCGGCACCGGCGAGGTCGCGACACCGGCCGACGCGCAGGAGGTCTGCGCGGCGATCCGTGGTGCGGTGCTGGACGCGTACGACGCGGACGTCGCCGCTTCGGTGCGCGTGCTGTACGGCGGCTCGGTCAAGACGAACAACGTCGGCGGCATCATGAAACAGGCCGACGTGGACGGTTGTCTGGTCGGTGGCGCGAGCCTGGATCCGGAGGAGTTCGGCGGGATCTGCCGCTTCCACGACATGCCGGTGCTGCCGGGCTGA
- a CDS encoding PPOX class F420-dependent oxidoreductase — translation MTETKPPETHAYLLDRPLFAHLATVRPDGSPQSSVMWFAWDGEFVKFTHTKLRQKFRNLGENGQVALSIVDPDDGYRFLEVRGSVESVEDDETGAFYDFLAERYGTLGRVRDPKVRVVVKVRPEKFVAVEGGHVVGSDPSVY, via the coding sequence GTGACGGAGACCAAGCCACCTGAAACGCATGCCTACCTGCTCGACCGACCGCTGTTCGCGCATCTCGCGACGGTCCGCCCCGACGGATCGCCGCAGAGCAGCGTGATGTGGTTCGCCTGGGACGGGGAGTTCGTCAAGTTCACCCACACCAAGCTGCGGCAGAAGTTCCGAAACCTCGGTGAGAACGGGCAGGTCGCGCTGTCGATCGTCGACCCCGACGACGGCTACCGCTTCCTCGAGGTGCGGGGTTCGGTCGAGAGCGTCGAGGACGACGAGACCGGTGCGTTCTACGACTTCCTCGCCGAGCGGTATGGAACGCTCGGCCGGGTTCGTGACCCGAAGGTCCGCGTGGTCGTGAAGGTGCGGCCGGAGAAGTTCGTCGCTGTCGAGGGCGGGCACGTGGTCGGGAGCGACCCGAGCGTCTACTGA
- a CDS encoding N-acyl-D-amino-acid deacylase family protein, which translates to MSYDLVLRGGSVLDGTGSPAQTADVAITDGRIVAVGRTDGSARRTIDVSGAVVCPGFIDLHSHADFSVLGAPEAVTQVTQGVTTLVTGNCGFSPFPIVPEHADELRTHGSFIGGGFAWDWSTAGEFAARVEALPLGVNFAVQVGHGAIRIGGMGLEDRPPTPVELDRMRALVRQCALDGVVGFTSGLIYAPGMFAATSELVALATEAAAGGLIYSTHMRDEGEELLAAIEEALTIARSAGIRLEISHLKSSGVANWGKVSPALEAITNARRSGVDVQADQYPYTASSTTLTSFLPGWAMDGGVPALLQRLASPGTVDRLAAELNARTGVSFWPERIVIARTPDGPYARYVGQNVAAVAAELGLDLGHGVVELLAKQQGRVSIIHHGMAEDDVRRVMADPFVSIASDGGVLSCPGEGMPHPRSLGTFVRVLGRYVREFGVLSLPDAVRKMTSLPAARLGWSDRGMLRQGAVADVAVFDPSTVVDNATFGDPWQLASGVKYTLLAGTPVLDDGVPTGIGAGRVVRRPS; encoded by the coding sequence GTGAGCTACGACCTGGTGCTGCGCGGCGGATCGGTACTCGACGGAACCGGATCGCCAGCACAGACAGCCGATGTCGCGATCACCGACGGGCGGATCGTCGCTGTCGGCCGTACCGACGGCTCTGCTCGGCGGACCATCGACGTGTCGGGCGCGGTCGTCTGCCCGGGGTTCATCGACCTGCACTCGCACGCGGACTTCTCCGTGTTGGGTGCGCCCGAGGCCGTCACGCAGGTGACGCAGGGCGTAACGACGCTGGTGACGGGCAACTGCGGGTTCTCGCCGTTCCCGATCGTGCCGGAGCACGCCGATGAGTTGCGTACGCATGGCAGCTTCATCGGTGGCGGGTTCGCGTGGGACTGGTCGACGGCAGGCGAGTTCGCGGCACGGGTCGAGGCGCTGCCGCTCGGTGTCAACTTCGCCGTGCAGGTCGGGCACGGCGCGATCCGCATCGGCGGCATGGGGCTCGAGGACCGACCGCCTACCCCCGTCGAGCTGGACCGGATGCGTGCGCTGGTTCGTCAATGTGCGCTTGACGGGGTGGTCGGGTTCACGTCCGGGCTGATCTACGCGCCGGGGATGTTCGCTGCGACGTCGGAGCTGGTGGCATTGGCTACCGAGGCTGCCGCTGGCGGGCTGATCTACTCGACGCACATGCGGGACGAGGGCGAGGAGCTGCTCGCGGCGATCGAGGAGGCGTTGACGATCGCGCGTTCGGCCGGCATCCGGTTGGAGATCTCGCACCTCAAGTCGTCCGGCGTGGCGAACTGGGGCAAGGTCTCACCGGCGTTAGAGGCTATAACCAACGCTAGACGTTCTGGCGTGGACGTGCAGGCCGACCAGTACCCGTACACGGCGTCGAGTACGACGCTGACCTCGTTCCTGCCCGGCTGGGCGATGGACGGCGGCGTGCCGGCGTTGCTGCAGCGGCTCGCGTCGCCCGGGACGGTCGACCGACTGGCCGCGGAGCTCAATGCCCGTACGGGAGTCTCGTTCTGGCCGGAGCGGATCGTGATCGCGCGGACGCCGGACGGTCCGTACGCGCGGTACGTCGGGCAGAACGTCGCCGCGGTCGCCGCCGAGCTGGGACTCGACCTCGGCCATGGCGTCGTCGAACTGTTGGCCAAGCAGCAGGGGCGGGTCAGCATCATCCACCATGGGATGGCCGAGGACGACGTTCGGCGGGTGATGGCCGATCCTTTCGTCTCGATCGCCAGCGACGGCGGAGTACTTTCGTGCCCGGGTGAGGGCATGCCGCACCCACGGAGTCTGGGGACTTTCGTACGGGTGCTGGGCCGATATGTGCGGGAGTTCGGCGTACTTTCATTGCCGGATGCCGTTCGGAAGATGACGTCGTTGCCGGCCGCACGGTTGGGCTGGTCCGATCGTGGGATGCTCCGTCAAGGCGCGGTTGCGGACGTCGCGGTGTTCGATCCGTCAACGGTGGTTGACAATGCGACGTTCGGCGATCCGTGGCAGCTGGCGAGCGGTGTCAAGTACACCTTGCTCGCCGGCACACCTGTGTTGGACGACGGGGTGCCGACCGGGATCGGCGCGGGTCGCGTCGTACGCCGGCCTAGCTGA
- the nagA gene encoding N-acetylglucosamine-6-phosphate deacetylase, whose product MLVLANARVVTPRRVLSPGWVTLSDGLIDGVGGGDPPPFDGVMHDLDGAFVLPGFVDLHMHGGGGAQITTDDPDEIRTAIAFHRRHGTTTTLASLVTDELDRMVASVRTIAGLIRSDLAGAVAGIHLEGPFLNPAKRGSHHSEYLLAPSIPALRALTDAGDGLVRVVTLAPELDGGMDLLREVRRAGAIPAVGHTEATFDEARAAFAAGARIATHLFNAMRPFHHRDPGPAGAALADDTVTCELINDGFHVHDDAVRIAVQAAGIDRVAFITDATPAAGMTNGEFRLGPVPVFAREGKVTLTDGTFAGSTLTMDATVRHAVRCVGLTLPDAAAAAAMTPAQVLGLSQRTGSIVPGKDADLVVLDAGLHVAAVIARGAVVSGGLPT is encoded by the coding sequence GTGCTCGTCCTCGCCAACGCTCGCGTCGTCACACCCCGGCGAGTCCTTTCGCCGGGGTGGGTGACACTTTCGGATGGGCTGATCGACGGTGTCGGCGGGGGTGACCCACCTCCTTTCGACGGGGTGATGCACGACCTCGACGGTGCGTTCGTCCTGCCCGGCTTCGTCGACCTGCACATGCACGGCGGCGGGGGAGCGCAGATCACCACCGATGACCCGGACGAGATCCGTACCGCGATCGCGTTCCATCGCCGGCACGGCACGACCACGACGCTCGCCAGTCTCGTCACCGACGAGCTCGACCGCATGGTCGCGTCCGTCCGGACGATCGCCGGGCTCATCCGGTCCGATCTCGCCGGCGCCGTTGCCGGTATCCACCTCGAGGGGCCGTTCCTCAACCCGGCCAAGCGCGGCTCGCACCACAGCGAGTACCTGCTCGCACCCAGCATCCCCGCACTGCGCGCGCTGACCGACGCCGGTGACGGGCTCGTTCGCGTCGTCACGCTGGCGCCCGAGCTCGATGGCGGCATGGACCTGCTCCGGGAGGTACGCCGCGCCGGCGCGATTCCCGCCGTCGGGCACACCGAGGCGACGTTCGACGAGGCACGGGCCGCGTTCGCTGCCGGGGCCCGCATCGCCACGCACCTGTTCAACGCGATGCGCCCGTTCCACCACCGCGACCCCGGTCCCGCGGGCGCGGCGCTCGCCGACGACACCGTCACCTGCGAGCTGATCAACGACGGCTTCCACGTGCACGACGACGCGGTACGCATCGCCGTCCAGGCCGCCGGCATCGACCGCGTCGCGTTCATCACCGACGCCACACCGGCCGCTGGCATGACGAACGGCGAGTTCCGGCTCGGTCCTGTGCCCGTCTTCGCACGCGAGGGCAAGGTCACGTTGACGGACGGAACGTTCGCCGGCAGCACGCTGACGATGGACGCGACCGTACGCCACGCCGTCCGCTGCGTCGGCCTCACGCTGCCCGACGCCGCGGCCGCCGCGGCTATGACGCCCGCGCAGGTCCTCGGTCTCAGCCAACGGACCGGCAGCATCGTGCCGGGCAAGGACGCCGACCTCGTCGTCCTCGACGCCGGTCTCCACGTCGCCGCGGTGATCGCCCGCGGCGCTGTCGTCTCGGGAGGATTGCCTACGTGA
- a CDS encoding FAD-binding dehydrogenase — MVENGGHEADVIVVGAGLAGLVAAAEVAEAGKTVIVLEQENEANLGGQAFWSFGGLFLVDSPEQRRLGVKDSRDLALADWLGSAQFDRPEDYWPRRWAEAYVDFAAGEKRQWLHNQGVRWFPLVQWAERGGGLASGHGNSVPRFHLTWGTGPAVVEPFAQRVRGAQASGNLHLRFRHQVTGLTKEAGKITGVEGNILEPSNEERGKKSSRTKVGDFQLKAQAVIVTSGGIGANHDEVRKNWPKNKGKAPDYMLSGVPDHVDGAMLKATHKAGGRLINEDRMWHYAEGIHNYDPIWSRHGIRILSGPSPLWLDANGQRLPIPLFPGFDSLGAVEHIVHTGFQHSWFVLNQRIMGREFALSGSEQNPDFTDKNTQEVVKRALPGAVKPVEEFGKRCPDFIFARTVPELVRGMNDLVGDPLVDAVDLEELIRTRDLEVASGLGKDAQLNAIYAARRFTTDKLMRATKPHALLDPTAGPLVAVRLTILTRKTLGGLETDLSSRVLGDDGEPLPGLYAAGEAAGFGGGGVHGYRALEGTFLGGCLFSGRTAGRAAAADVS, encoded by the coding sequence ATGGTGGAGAACGGTGGGCACGAGGCTGATGTGATCGTCGTCGGCGCCGGGTTGGCGGGGCTGGTGGCGGCCGCGGAGGTGGCTGAGGCGGGCAAGACGGTCATCGTTCTCGAGCAGGAGAACGAGGCCAATCTCGGTGGCCAGGCCTTCTGGTCGTTCGGCGGCCTCTTCCTCGTCGACTCTCCCGAGCAACGCAGGCTCGGCGTCAAGGACTCCCGCGATCTCGCGCTCGCCGACTGGCTGGGCTCGGCGCAGTTCGACCGGCCCGAGGACTACTGGCCACGCAGGTGGGCCGAGGCGTACGTCGACTTCGCCGCTGGTGAGAAGCGGCAGTGGCTCCACAACCAAGGTGTGCGCTGGTTTCCCCTTGTCCAGTGGGCCGAACGAGGCGGCGGCCTCGCTAGTGGGCATGGCAACTCGGTCCCGCGGTTCCACCTCACCTGGGGCACCGGTCCCGCCGTCGTCGAGCCGTTCGCGCAACGGGTACGCGGCGCTCAGGCCAGTGGCAACCTGCACCTCAGGTTCCGCCACCAGGTCACCGGCCTGACCAAGGAAGCCGGCAAGATCACCGGCGTCGAGGGCAACATTCTCGAACCCAGCAACGAAGAACGCGGCAAGAAGAGCTCCCGCACCAAGGTCGGCGACTTCCAGCTCAAGGCCCAAGCCGTCATCGTCACCTCCGGCGGCATCGGCGCCAACCACGACGAGGTCCGCAAGAACTGGCCCAAGAACAAGGGCAAAGCCCCCGACTACATGCTCTCCGGCGTCCCCGACCACGTCGACGGCGCGATGCTGAAAGCCACCCACAAGGCCGGCGGGCGGCTCATCAACGAAGACCGCATGTGGCACTACGCCGAAGGCATCCACAACTACGACCCGATCTGGAGCCGACACGGCATCCGCATCCTGTCCGGACCGTCCCCGCTCTGGCTCGACGCCAACGGACAAAGACTGCCCATTCCGCTCTTCCCCGGCTTCGACTCCCTCGGCGCCGTCGAGCACATCGTCCATACCGGCTTCCAGCACTCCTGGTTCGTCCTCAACCAGCGCATCATGGGCCGCGAGTTCGCCCTCTCCGGCTCCGAGCAGAACCCCGACTTCACCGACAAGAACACCCAAGAGGTTGTCAAGCGCGCCTTGCCCGGCGCCGTCAAGCCGGTCGAGGAGTTCGGCAAACGCTGCCCCGACTTCATCTTCGCCCGTACGGTGCCCGAGCTCGTCCGCGGCATGAACGACCTCGTCGGCGACCCCCTCGTCGACGCCGTCGACCTCGAGGAGCTCATCCGTACCCGCGACCTCGAGGTCGCCTCCGGGCTCGGCAAGGACGCCCAGCTGAACGCGATCTACGCCGCGCGCAGGTTCACCACCGACAAGCTCATGCGTGCCACGAAGCCGCACGCGCTGCTCGACCCGACTGCCGGCCCGCTCGTTGCCGTACGGCTGACGATCCTCACTCGCAAGACGCTCGGCGGACTCGAGACCGACCTGTCCAGCCGCGTCCTCGGCGACGACGGCGAGCCGCTCCCCGGCCTCTACGCGGCGGGCGAGGCGGCCGGCTTCGGCGGTGGAGGCGTGCACGGCTACCGCGCGCTGGAAGGTACGTTCCTCGGCGGCTGCCTGTTCTCCGGCCGCACCGCCGGACGCGCCGCCGCCGCGGACGTCAGCTAG
- a CDS encoding DUF6406 domain-containing protein, giving the protein MSEPLDVVVLRPDRVVNRKVAIMTVNRLLPPAPGGSGSSGAEVAYNVDGVDYAVEVNVCDTFAIADQVWRLDSVRDEEDFAATVTRVG; this is encoded by the coding sequence ATGTCCGAACCGCTTGATGTGGTGGTGCTCCGGCCGGATCGGGTCGTGAACCGGAAGGTCGCGATCATGACCGTCAACCGCCTGCTGCCGCCGGCGCCCGGTGGGAGCGGCTCGAGCGGTGCCGAGGTTGCGTACAACGTCGATGGGGTCGACTACGCGGTCGAGGTGAACGTGTGTGACACGTTCGCCATTGCCGATCAGGTTTGGCGGTTGGACTCGGTGCGGGATGAGGAGGATTTCGCGGCGACCGTTACGCGGGTCGGGTGA
- a CDS encoding low temperature requirement protein A, with amino-acid sequence MTEATPAEDTGSERHASWVELFFDLVVVAGVTQLTHLLHDGESASSIALYALLFLAFWTAWGSITMYGNIAGERTHLSVVLVAMFGLAVMMASVAQLDEHWKAFAVGYILVRVLASRVWRRTQIVVDWPAAQLFGGVMPWIVSLWVSAEVRPWLWALGVAIDLFGLLMAQESRMMASAQERLDRVVERVQRSGRQFPEAYLPSLQAVRSDPVHLGERLGLFVIIVLGEGVIQVIAAASGVEWDRALGLWAVGSFAVLVGLWALSLIYGYAGVPLLRINVLPVRIAMAFHCVTTCALAGLAAGLGIVAAHPHSEPPATVRWLLYGGAALYFLTSLIAGVLTKARLSWLLAFALPCVLAPVVLASLGSLVGIAWSIWVLAAAVVWQLIYVRRIAPAPSPA; translated from the coding sequence ATGACAGAAGCCACTCCGGCCGAAGACACCGGCTCCGAACGCCATGCCTCGTGGGTCGAACTGTTCTTCGACCTCGTGGTGGTCGCAGGCGTCACGCAGCTGACGCATCTGCTGCACGACGGTGAGTCGGCGTCGTCGATTGCCTTGTACGCGTTGCTGTTCCTGGCGTTCTGGACGGCCTGGGGCAGCATCACGATGTACGGCAACATCGCGGGCGAGCGCACGCACCTCAGCGTGGTGCTCGTCGCGATGTTCGGACTCGCCGTGATGATGGCGTCGGTCGCGCAGCTCGACGAGCACTGGAAGGCGTTCGCGGTCGGGTACATCCTCGTGCGCGTGCTCGCCTCGCGGGTGTGGCGGCGTACACAGATCGTCGTGGACTGGCCGGCGGCACAGCTGTTCGGCGGAGTGATGCCGTGGATCGTGTCGCTCTGGGTGTCGGCGGAGGTGCGACCTTGGTTGTGGGCGCTGGGCGTGGCGATCGATCTGTTCGGCCTGTTGATGGCGCAGGAGAGCCGAATGATGGCGTCCGCGCAGGAGCGGCTGGATCGTGTGGTGGAGCGGGTGCAACGTTCGGGGCGGCAGTTCCCCGAGGCGTACCTACCCTCGTTGCAGGCCGTACGGTCCGACCCGGTCCATTTGGGGGAGCGGCTCGGCCTGTTCGTCATCATCGTGCTTGGCGAGGGCGTGATTCAGGTGATCGCGGCGGCGTCGGGCGTGGAGTGGGACCGCGCACTTGGCCTGTGGGCGGTGGGCTCGTTCGCCGTTCTCGTCGGCCTGTGGGCGTTGTCGTTGATCTACGGGTACGCGGGCGTGCCGCTGCTGCGGATCAACGTGCTGCCGGTACGGATCGCGATGGCCTTCCACTGCGTGACGACGTGCGCGTTGGCCGGGTTGGCCGCAGGTCTGGGGATCGTGGCAGCGCACCCGCATTCCGAACCCCCTGCCACCGTCCGTTGGCTGCTGTACGGAGGGGCCGCCCTCTACTTTCTGACCAGCCTGATAGCCGGAGTGCTCACCAAGGCACGACTTTCGTGGCTGCTGGCCTTCGCCCTACCCTGCGTTCTGGCCCCGGTCGTGCTCGCTTCGTTGGGTTCGTTGGTAGGGATCGCCTGGTCCATTTGGGTGTTGGCCGCCGCCGTTGTGTGGCAGCTGATCTACGTTCGTCGCATCGCGCCGGCGCCTAGTCCCGCCTGA
- a CDS encoding phosphoglycerate kinase — translation MKGLDDLGDLRGKRVLVRSDLNVPLDGDKITDDGRIRASVPTLRALAGKGARVIVTAHLGRPKGGPDPEFSLAPVAVRLGELLGAEVAFASDLVGDSARSTVAGLGDGEVALLENVRFDPRETSKSDAERGELADELASFADAYVSDGFGAVHRKHASVYDVAQRLPHAAGGLVLTEVEVLRRLTESPERPYVVVLGGAKVSDKLGVIDNLLEKADQLLIGGGMVFTFFKAQGHEIGRSLLEADQVDTVRGYLDKYGDRIVLPTDIVATAALEAGAEHAVVGASEIPSDRIGADIGPESTKAFASHVTAAKTVFWNGPMGVAEIPEFAGGTRGVAEAMTGGNGFTVVGGGDSAAAVRALGFDEDAFGHISTGGGASLEYLEGKTLPGLAVLED, via the coding sequence GTGAAGGGACTCGACGACCTGGGGGACCTGCGTGGCAAGCGCGTCCTCGTACGGTCCGACCTGAACGTTCCGCTCGACGGCGACAAGATCACCGACGACGGGCGGATCCGGGCCAGCGTTCCGACGCTGCGCGCGCTGGCCGGGAAGGGTGCGCGGGTTATCGTGACCGCGCACCTCGGCCGGCCGAAGGGCGGACCCGACCCGGAGTTCTCGCTGGCCCCGGTGGCCGTACGGCTCGGTGAGCTGCTCGGCGCCGAGGTGGCGTTCGCGTCCGACCTCGTCGGCGACAGCGCTCGTTCGACTGTCGCTGGGCTCGGCGACGGGGAGGTCGCGCTGCTGGAGAACGTGCGCTTCGACCCGCGCGAGACGAGCAAGTCCGACGCCGAGCGCGGCGAGCTCGCCGACGAGCTGGCTTCGTTCGCGGACGCGTACGTCTCCGACGGTTTCGGCGCGGTGCACCGCAAGCACGCGAGCGTGTACGACGTCGCGCAGCGGCTGCCGCACGCGGCCGGTGGGCTGGTGCTCACCGAGGTCGAGGTGCTGCGGCGTCTCACCGAGTCGCCGGAGCGTCCGTACGTCGTCGTGCTCGGCGGCGCGAAGGTCTCCGACAAGCTCGGCGTGATCGACAACCTGCTGGAGAAGGCCGATCAGCTGCTGATCGGCGGCGGCATGGTGTTCACGTTCTTCAAGGCGCAGGGGCACGAGATCGGTCGCAGCCTGCTCGAGGCGGACCAGGTCGACACCGTGCGCGGCTATCTCGACAAGTACGGCGACCGCATCGTGCTGCCGACCGACATCGTCGCGACCGCGGCGCTCGAGGCCGGCGCTGAGCATGCCGTCGTCGGCGCTTCGGAGATCCCGTCCGATCGGATCGGCGCGGACATCGGGCCGGAGTCCACGAAGGCGTTCGCCTCGCATGTCACCGCGGCGAAGACGGTGTTCTGGAACGGCCCAATGGGCGTTGCGGAGATTCCGGAGTTCGCGGGCGGGACGCGCGGCGTCGCCGAGGCGATGACCGGTGGGAACGGTTTCACGGTCGTCGGCGGTGGGGACTCCGCGGCTGCCGTTCGGGCGCTCGGGTTCGACGAGGACGCGTTCGGCCACATCTCGACCGGCGGCGGCGCGTCGTTGGAGTACCTGGAGGGCAAGACGCTTCCCGGCCTTGCCGTGTTGGAGGACTGA